CCCCGGGCACGATGGCCTTCAACCCCCTGCCCGACGGCGCCATCAAGTGGGAGTTCATCAAGGGCGCCGACGGCCGGCCCACCGGCGAGGTGAAGCTGGACTTCGCCACCTTCGACCGCGAAGGCCGGCGCTACTGCGATGAGCAGCAGGCCTTCAGCGCCTTCAACTTCGCCCCGTACCTGTGGACGCGGCGCGATAAGCGCATGGTCCTCCGCTTCGCCGACCGCAACGGCACGGTCGTGGAGCGCCGCGCCGCCGACGGCGCGGTCAACCCCGTCTTCGATCAGCTCGTCGTCGGCGTCTTCCGGGGCATCGCCGCTCACCTGGCGGAGCAGGGCTGGCTCGACCGCTCGATCTACTACGTGACCGACGAGCCCTCCGATGACGACATGCCGGCCATCAAGGAAGTCTGCCAGCTCATCCGGCAGGCCGACCCGCGGATCCGCACCTCGCTAACCTACGACCCCGCCAACCGCCCCAAGCTGGCCGAACTGGTAGACGAGCAGGGCAAGTCGCTGATCTCGGTCTGGATCCCCTACTGCACCATGTACCGGCAGCAGGTCGCCGACGAGCAGCGCCGCAAGGGCGCCGACTACTGGCTCTATGATGTCAGCACCACCTGTCTGATCGGCATGACCGCGCAGACCAACCGCTCGATCATGTGGGACATCTGGCGACGCGGCTGCCATGGCTACCTGTACTACCTGTCCACCTGGTGGGGACGCCAGGTCACCCCGTGGGATCGCCCCAGCTTCCTGCTGCCCGAGTTCACCTACCGCTACCGCCAGGGCGACGGCTACTTCTTCTACCCGCCCGAGCGCCAGTACAACCCCGCCCAGCCGATCCTCGACCACGTCGTGCCCACGATCCGCTGGGAGATGCTGCGCGAGGGCGCCGAGGACTATGACTATCTGGCCATGCTGCAGAACCTCACACAGCGCGCGCAGGCGCGGAAGCTGAAGGTCGCGGCGGAGGGCGAGGCGGCGCTGAAGCTGGCGCGCGAGATGAGCGAGATCATGAGCGGGGTGACCGAGGGCCGCGGCATCCGCGACCTGACCTTCCAGCCCACCGAGGGCTGGGGCTTCGGCCTGGAGGAGGGCTGGCTGCAGGGCAAGAGCGGCAAGCAGGTGGACCTGCCGATCAGCTTCAAGACCAGCCTGCCCGATGGCGAGTACCGCCTGATCCTGAACGTCTACGATGACCCGAACTACCGCGACATGCCCTACTCGCGCTTCCTGGTCAACGGCAAGCCCTACGCCTCCTCCGGCGGGATGAAGGGCCCGGTGGACGTGCCGACCGAGGTCGTCACGGTCAAGGGCGGCCAGTGCAGCTTCGTGCTCTCCTCCGTGGCCGACAAGTACGGGGTGATCCTGTACCGGGTCGGCCTGCAGCCGGCCGCCCGGGGCGAGCGAGGCGATCTATACGCCGTCCGCGCGAAGATCGCCGACGCCATCGAGCACCTGCAGGCGGCCCTGAAGTAGGGCAGCCGGAATCTGTCTACGCCGTCAAGGAGCGATCCATGCTGCGTCTCGCGCCCGTCCTGCTGTGCCTCACGCTGTCTTCCGGTCTTGTCCAGGCCGCGCCGAAAAGCATGACCGTCTACGGCCGCCCGCCCGTGGGGGCCTTCGGGGTCAACACGCTCGAGCACATCGAGGGCGCCGCCAAGCTGGGCATGACGCTGATCTACAGCTACAGCTCCGCCAGCGCCCGCAAGCAGCTCGACCCCGCCGACCCGGTGGGCCAGGCGGTCGTCGCGCACAAGATGAAAGTGATGTATCCGCTCTGCGGGCGCTTCACGCAGGTCCGCCTCGCCCGCGACCTGACTGCCGAGGACACCACCATCCCCGTCACGGCCCCCAAGCCCGAGTCCATCATGGCCTTCCCCGAGTCTGGCTATGTGGTGATCGAGGGCGAGCGCATCGAGTACACCGCGCGCACCGCCGAGGGGTTCAGCGGCTGCCGGCGCGGCACGGAGGGCACACAGGCCGCCCGCCATCCGCGCGGCCTGCTGCTCTGCGACTCCGAGGGCCTCCGCCGGGACCTCCTGGCCGTCAAGGACTCGCCCAGCCTCTGGGGCTACTGGCTCGTGGATGACAACCGGCCCCAGGAGATCGATTCGCTGCGTGAGATGTCGCGGATCATCCGCCTGACCGACCGCGACGCGCAGGGCCGCCCGAACAGCCACATCATCGTCATCGGCATCGGGGCCTCCTCGTCCATGGCGAACTTCGACGTGGGCATCGGCGACGCCCTCGGGGTCTACCCCTACCCGTACCACAAGGGTCAGCTCAACCCCGTCACTCGCAACCAGATGCGGTTCATCATGTCCCGCGCGCGTTCCCTGCAGCCGGACATCGGCCTGATCGGCATCTACCAGGCCTTCGCCTATGGCGAGTCGCCCAACTGGAAGGAGATGCCGACCCCCGAGCAGGTGCGCGAGGACATGCTCAGCTTCTACGACTGGGGCGCCGACGGCGTGATGGCCTTCATCTACCACTGGGAGGGCAAGAACAAGGAGCCGCAGGGCCTGGACGCCTACCCGGCGGTCGCCGACATGATCCGCCGCACGAATGAGGAGATCCTGGCCGGCAAGATCAAGCGCACCGTGCCGCCCGTGGAGACGAAGGACTGGTTCGCGGTGCTCAGCGGCGCGGCGGCCGTCCTCACCCCCGGCGGCAAGCCCGTCTACGACCTCGGCGACCCGGCGAAGCTGGCGGCGCTGGTCAAGGGCCGCCCCGACCGTCTCTCCGCCGTCCCCTTCACCGCCGAGGGCCGCCCGTACCCCCTGCAGGTGGACTTCCCCGCCTGGGACAAGGCCGACCCCAAGAGCGACCGCTGGCCCATCGCGCAGATCATGGGTGAGGCCATGGCCACCAGCGACTGGTCACAGGTGCGCGCGCTCGAGCAGCCGGTCTACAACGCCGGCGAGCACGCGATCACCGTGCGCATCTCGCTGGAGGACACGGCGAAGGGCTGGTGGGAGCGTGCGGACGTGGAGATCCCGGCGCGCACGCCGGTGGTGCTGCGGGTGCCGATGGACGAGGCCCGCCTGAACATTGACCCCGCCCGCCTCCGCCGCTGGCTCATCTGGGAAGCCGACCCGCCGACCGCCGTCCAGTTCCACCTGGGCACCCCGCTGCTCGTGCCCTGAGTGCCGCGCCGGCGGTTGCAGGTATCACGCGGCGCGACGGCGCAGTCCTTGCCATACTGCGCCTGCTCTGGAGGTGCCGCCATGGCCGCTCGCGCCGCCCTCGCCTTGCTACTGCTCTGCGCCGCCGTGCCTGTCCGCGCTGCTGACCGACCGCTCTCCGTGCTGTTCCTCCATGGCGCCGTGAGCTCCCGGCCCCTGGGCGAAAGCAACCTCTTCACGCGCCGCGGCTTCCTCCCGGACGAGAAGCTTCTGGCGCAGTTGGAGGCCGCGCAGATCACCTGGGGCGCCGAGAGCTTCTCCACGCAACTCTCCTGGGACTTCCTCAAGCAGTTCAACGCCATCGTGATGCTCGACTTCCCCATCGTCGAGAAGCACGCCGACCTGAAGGCCGCCATCGCCGAGAAGGAGCAGCTCCTCGCCCGCTTCGTGGCCGAGGGGGGCGGGCTCATGCTCACGGGCAACACCGAGTACGGCATGTGGGCCCTGGAGCGCGACTTCGAGGAGATGGACCGCTTCCTCAAGCCCTACG
This genomic interval from bacterium contains the following:
- a CDS encoding DUF4091 domain-containing protein is translated as MRTLVLALYLTLTLCAGAALAADVYGVSATQKITPEQAPDASWSTGPLALQCARNEWEACQVVVRSPEALEGVSLALTVLCDPRSGVLPANLARLYRVEWVDINAPYEVDKPSETPDLRADPLVPVQPGEGCSLAAGRNLVFWVALYVPEATKPGSYSGQLKVSSGGRLLKALPVTLRVRSFALPRKPLLQSMIGFAGDNIYKAHGCKTPEDKERIIRLYFDEYIRARLSPFLYAPGTMAFNPLPDGAIKWEFIKGADGRPTGEVKLDFATFDREGRRYCDEQQAFSAFNFAPYLWTRRDKRMVLRFADRNGTVVERRAADGAVNPVFDQLVVGVFRGIAAHLAEQGWLDRSIYYVTDEPSDDDMPAIKEVCQLIRQADPRIRTSLTYDPANRPKLAELVDEQGKSLISVWIPYCTMYRQQVADEQRRKGADYWLYDVSTTCLIGMTAQTNRSIMWDIWRRGCHGYLYYLSTWWGRQVTPWDRPSFLLPEFTYRYRQGDGYFFYPPERQYNPAQPILDHVVPTIRWEMLREGAEDYDYLAMLQNLTQRAQARKLKVAAEGEAALKLAREMSEIMSGVTEGRGIRDLTFQPTEGWGFGLEEGWLQGKSGKQVDLPISFKTSLPDGEYRLILNVYDDPNYRDMPYSRFLVNGKPYASSGGMKGPVDVPTEVVTVKGGQCSFVLSSVADKYGVILYRVGLQPAARGERGDLYAVRAKIADAIEHLQAALK